The following are encoded together in the Chaetodon auriga isolate fChaAug3 chromosome 4, fChaAug3.hap1, whole genome shotgun sequence genome:
- the LOC143320100 gene encoding histone H4 gives MSGRGKGGKGLGKGGAKRHRKVLRDNIQGITKPAIRRLARRGGVKRISGLIYEETRGVLKVFLENVIRDAVTYTEHAKRKTVTAMDVVYALKRQGRTLYGFGG, from the coding sequence ATGAGCGGCAGAGGAAAGGGAGGTAAAGGACTCGGCAAAGGAGGCGCCAAGCGTCATCGCAAAGTTCTACGTGATAACATTCAGGGCATCACCAAACCCGCCATCCGCCGTCTGGCTCGCCGTGGCGGTGTGAAGCGTATCTCTGGTCTCATTTATGAGGAGACTCGTGGTGTGTTGAAGGTGTTCCTGGAGAATGTCATCCGTGATGCCGTCACCTACACTGAGCACGCCAAGAGGAAGACTGTCACCGCCATGGATGTGGTCTATGCTCTGAAGAGACAGGGTCGCACTCTGTACGGCTTCGGCGGTTAA
- the LOC143319600 gene encoding histone H2B 1/2-like, with the protein MPEQAKAPKKGSKKAVSKATKSGKKRRRTRKESYAIYVYKVLKQVHPDTGISSKAMGIMNSFVSDIFERIAGEASRLAHYNKRSTITSREIQTAVRLLLPGELAKHAVSEGTKAVTKYTSSK; encoded by the coding sequence ATGCCTGAGCAAGCGAAAGCACCGAAGAAGGGATCCAAGAAAGCCGTCTCTAAGGCGACCAAGAGCggcaaaaagaggaggaggacaaggaaaGAGAGCTATGCCATCTACGTGTACAAGGTTCTGAAGCAGGTCCACCCTGATACCGGTATTTCCTCGAAGGCCATGGGAATCATGAACTCCTTTGTCAGTGATATTTTTGAGCGCATCGCCGGTGAGGCTTCTCGTCTGGCTCATTACAACAAGCGTTCCACCATCACTTCCAGGGAGATTCAGACCGCCGTTCGCCTGCTGCTGCCCGGTGAGCTGGCCAAGCACGCCGTGTCCGAAGGCACAAAGGCTGTGACCAAGTACACCAGCTCCAAGTAA
- the LOC143320097 gene encoding histone H3, with product MARTKQTARKSTGGKAPRKQLATKAARKSAPATGGVKKPHRYRPGTVALREIRRYQKSTELLIRKLPFQRLVREIAQDFKTDLRFQSSAVMALQEASEAYLVGLFEDTNLCAIHAKRVTIMPKDIQLARRIRGERA from the coding sequence aTGGCAAGAACTAAGCAGACAGCTCGTAAGTCTACTGGAGGCAAAGCCCCCAGGAAGCAGCTGGCCACCAAGGCAGCCCGTAAGAGCGCCCCGGCCACCGGCGGTGTCAAGAAGCCTCACCGTTACAGGCCCGGTACCGTGGCTCTCAGAGAGATCCGTCGCTACCAGAAATCCACCGAGCTGCTCATCCGCAAACTGCCTTTCCAGCGCCTGGTCAGAGAAATCGCTCAGGATTTCAAGACTGACTTGCGTTTCCAGAGCTCCGCCGTCATGGCTCTGCAGGAGGCCAGCGAAGCCTATCTGGTCGGTCTCTTCGAGGACACCAACCTGTGCGCCATCCACGCCAAGAGGGTCACCATCATGCCCAAAGACATCCAGCTGGCCCGCCGCATCCGCGGAGAGCGCGCTTAA
- the LOC143319852 gene encoding histone H4 encodes MSGRGKGGKGLGKGGAKRHRKVLRDNIQGITKPAIRRLARRGGVKRISGLIYEETRGVLKVFLENVIRDAVTYTEHAKRKTVTAMDVVYALKRQGRTLYGFGG; translated from the coding sequence ATGAGCGGCAGAGGAAAGGGAGGCAAAGGACTTGGGAAAGGAGGCGCCAAGCGTCACCGCAAAGTTCTCCGTGATAACATCCAGGGAATTACAAAGCCTGCAATCCGCCGTCTGGCTCGCCGTGGCGGTGTGAAGCGTATCTCTGGTCTCATTTACGAGGAGACTCGTGGTGTGTTGAAGGTTTTCCTGGAGAACGTCATCCGTGATGCAGTCACCTACACCGAGCACGCCAAGAGAAAGACTGTCACCGCCATGGATGTGGTCTATGCTCTGAAGAGGCAGGGTCGTACTCTGTACGGCTTCGGCGGTTAA
- the LOC143320099 gene encoding histone H2A gives MSGRGKTGGKARAKAKTRSSRAGLQFPVGRVHRLLRKGNYAERVGAGAPVYLAAVLEYLTAEILELAGNAARDNKKTRIIPRHLQLAVRNDEELNKLLGGVTIAQGGVLPNIQAVLLPKKTEKPVKAK, from the coding sequence ATGAGTGGAAGAGGTAAAACCGGCGGAAAGGCCAGAGCCAAGGCAAAGACCCGCTCCTCCCGTGCCGGTCTGCAGTTCCCAGTCGGCCGTGTTCACAGGCTGCTGCGCAAAGGCAACTATGCCGAGCGTGTGGGAGCCGGCGCCCCCGTCTACCTGGCGGCTGTGCTCGAGTACCTGACTGCTGAGATCCTCGAGTTGGCTGGAAACGCCGCCCGCGACAACAAGAAAACCCGTATCATCCCCCGTCACCTGCAGCTGGCTGTCCGCAACGACGAGGAGCTCAACAAGCTGCTCGGTGGAGTCACCATCGCTCAGGGCGGCGTGCTGCCCAACATccaggctgtgctgctgcccaAGAAGACCGAGAAGCCCGTCAAGGCCAAGTAA